The DNA region CATTAATTGGAGTAAGAGCTGTGCTCGGAGTCAAAAGCGAGAGAGGCTCTCCATTTAATATTCAACGCTCCTTACATATTCCTAATTTTGTAAAAGAAGAAGTTATAGATTTATATCAGCAATATCAAAATGAAAGCGGACAGAAAATAGCTGGCGAAGTAGTAGAAAAAGTATTTGAATTTACAATGGGTCAACCCGGACTTGTGTGCTGGTTCGGAGAACTTCTTACGGAAAAATATAATCCTGATAAAAATACAATAATTGATATTCCTATGTGGCAAAAGGTTTATAGTAATGCAATTAATATTGAATGGAATAATACGGTATTAAACCTTATAAAAAAAGCAAGAGGAGAATATCAGGATTACGTAATAGAATTGTTTTCTAAATCTGATATTAATTTTACAATTTGGAGCGATTGGTGTAGTTATCTATATTTAAACGGAATTATTTCTGAACAAATAATTACCGAGCCCGATGGAAATACAAGATATTTATGCAGATTTTCATCTGCTTTTGTTCAAGCCTGCCTTTATAATGCTTTAACAATAAGCATTATAGGCGATAAAATGCCAATTCCTCCATTAGAACCTTTAGATGATCTTGCAGATGTTTTTGAACAAAAAGAACTTAATATTCCAGTTTTGATTGAAAAATATAAAGATTATTTAAAACGTTTAAAAGCGAAAGGCATAAATCCTTGGAAAGAACAGCCAAGAAGAACTGATTTGCATTTAACCGAAGCAGTTGGTCATTTTCATCTTTATGCTTGGTTAAAAGAATTTTTAGCTGATTTTTGTGTAATAAGCCCTGAATTTCCTACAGGTAACGGCAAAGTTGATTTGCATATTAAATGTGGAGAAAAAAAAGGTATCATTGAAGTTAAAAGTTTTCAGAATTATCCTAAATTAACGAAAGGTAAAGTACAAGCTGCAAACTATGCAAAAAAAATGGGCTTCAACGAAGTAACTATAGCTTTATTCGCTCCTTTTGATGATGAAGCAATCCTTGAAAAATTGTCAACACAGGAAACCATTGACAGCATAAAAGTAACTATTGTAACAATACCATGGACTTAAAATATTTTTAAAGGAGAATAAAACGTATGAAAAAGTTATTTAAAAATTTTATTAAACTTACTATCTCAATTATATTAATATTCATGACATTAATTTATTTTCATGTTTCCCTGCTTTATGCCCAAGATTTAATGTTTGACACAATGATAACGAAAATAATAGGAAAAGTGGAATATAAAAAAGGAGAACAATTTTTAGAAGCGCTTGTTTTTATGAAAATAAGGAATAATGATTATTTAAAGATTCATGAAAATTCTGAAGTAAGTATTTTATTTCAATCAAATGGACATCAAGAAATCTGGAAGGGTCCTGTTAGTATTCAAATAGGAGAATATGGAAGCACAGTAGAAAATGGAACGAATAATAAAATTTTGCCTAAAATTAAAAAATTACCAATTAATACAAGCGATAAAGTTTTTTCAGGTTCAAATTTTACCGCAAAAGCTATAAATTCAAGAGCTGGAGTAACGATAGTTCGGAACGCATCAACACAACAAAAAGTAGAAGAAAAAATAAAAGAAGGGCTTAAAACTTATGGGAACCTTAAAAAAGAATTAGGTGAAAAAGATATCATTCCTGAACTGTATCTTTTAGAACTATACTCAGAAAACGGTGAATATGAAAAAACAAAAGAACAACTAAAAAACATTTATGCAAAATTTCCTGATAACAACGAATTTCATAAATGCACAGAAGAAATAACAACAAATGAATAGATTTAGTGATTAATAAATTATGTCTTTAATAAAAACAAATTGGATTAATATAATTTCCGCTATTATAATTGCTTGTATTTTTTTTCAAGTAATGATGTTTACAGAGTGGATAGATATTACAGAAAACATATATTATGATTTGTGGACTTGTATTCATAAGAGTGAACAAGATAATTTAAATACAGTCATTATTAAAATAGATGATAAAACTTGGTTTGAGCATAGAGACCAGCCATTAGTATTTTGGGGACCTCATTTTGCAAAAGCTATTGAAGTTTTAAAAAAAGTCGAAGTTCGTATAATTGGACTGGATTTTCTTTTTTTAGTGAACCCTGAAGATTGGTTAAAAAAATTTGGCGAAGAATTAGATTATTTGGCTCGAACTTATGACATTTCTATGAGAACTAAACTTAACGAAGGAGGCGTTATACTTTCATGTATTATTGCAGAAACTGAAGATATGAGGCATGAAAGAATTATGCCTCGATTTGACTATTTAGCTGTTCTTCCTAACTTTAATCAAGATGTAGGTATTAGTAATTTCTACACCGATTTAGACGGAGTTATTCGTGATTTTATTCCTAAATACGATATTAACACCGAACCTAATATTCCTTTTGCAACTTTGCTTGCTATAAAAGCCTTAAATATTAATCCTGCAGATGAAGTTTGGGATTTTGGCTCTTATAAAATTAAAGATAAATTTAAACCTCTTCCGATAGGTTTCATTGGCCCTCCTAAAACAATACAAAGACTTTCGTTTTCTAAGCTTCTTAAAGATAATGCTATAAATGACCCTGAAATTAAAAGCCTTAAAAATAAAATCATCATTATAGCCGAAGAAAATACAGGAAATCAGGATGTCCATCAAACTCCATATTCTCGTTTTTTTTTAGGATTAAAAGGCAAATTAATGACCGGGCCGGAAGTACAGGCTAATATTGTTGAGACAATTATTTCTGGGAAATTTCCTGAAAATTTGCCTCTTTGGTTTTTGTGGTTATACTTTATATTTTTTATTTTAATAGCGACTCTGTTTTTTTTTAATATGTCCTTTGTAAAAGCAGGCTTTTTACTATTTTTCATGTGCGGATTTTCAGGCTTAGTATCTTACATATTTTTTACATTTTACTTTAAAGTTCCATCTGTTAATGTTCAATTGGGAATGATGATTAGCTATCTATTTTCTATTGGCATTAGGCTATTAAGTTCAGAAAAAAAAAGAGAACAATTAAGAAAAATTTTTAGCAAATATGTTCCAGATAAAATTGTTGATGAACTTATATCTAAAAATGAGCTTCCAGATATTGGTGGAGATGAAGTTGAAATAACTATCCTATTTTCTGATATACGAAACTTCACGGCAATTTCAGAAAAATTATTACCTATAGAAGTTGTTGAAATGCTTAATGAATATTTTACGAAAATATATGATTGTGTATTAGAAGAAGGTGGAATTATAGATAAATTTATAGGTGACGCGGTTATGGTTTTATTTGGAGTCCCTCTAAAGGGTGAAAATCATGCGTTAAAAGGAATAAAATGTGCTATTAAAATGCAGGAAATCGCTAATAAATTTCGTTTTAATCTAAAAGAAAAATTTACAGATAAAAATATTCCAGAATTTCGTATTGGTATAGGCATTCATACAGGAAAAGCAATTGTTGGAAATATTGGTTCTAAAGAAAGAATGGAATATACGGCGATAGGGGATTCAGTTAACATAGCTTCAAGAATTGAAAGTTCAACAAAAGAGCTTGGATGGTGTATAGCTGTTAGTGATGATTGTGTTAAATCTGTTAAAGCCCCTAATGTTTTAACAATAATAAATTCTAAAATTATAGAAATAAAGGGACGCGAAAAAAAAATAGAGGTTCATGAGGTAAAAATACAAAATTAGTTTAAGATATTATATTATTGATAAATATATCTTTAAAATAAAAAGTCAATATAAAGGTATTTATTATGAGCGGGCAATATGATTTTACAAAAATTATTTTAAACAGATATCTTATGGATCTTCAAGCTGAAGGTTATTATTCTAAATTTATGTATGCCTTAAAAATAATTTATTCAGCAGCAAAAAGCTCAGAAAATGTAGATGTAATTAATGATATAACTATGCTTCAAGGTATGTCCGCTATTGATACTTTTGAAGGCATATCATTAAAAGATTTTTTAGCAAGAATAAATAAATTGGAAATTCTTCCACCTTACATTAGTATTGTTAACGATTTACAAGTTATCTATGAACGCATTGAAAAATATAGGTTAATAAAAGAAGAATCTTTGAAAAAATATAAAGATATAATTGAAAACGATATTTGTACTGATACAATAATA from Desulfobacterales bacterium includes:
- a CDS encoding AAA-like domain-containing protein, whose protein sequence is MRKFNSYGPVDSSEHFCVSRTELVQQCVTQMIGNIDKGGHYFTIWAPRQTGKTWLMQRVKEQIEIKYPDKFVIGSMSMQNLVLSKDSPEEFLRLVPDLLRDSFSIKVDTVKHWNEWSNLFHKTDGLFNRPVILFIDEFDTLPSKVIDILVTLFRDMYLKRDSYLLHGIALIGVRAVLGVKSERGSPFNIQRSLHIPNFVKEEVIDLYQQYQNESGQKIAGEVVEKVFEFTMGQPGLVCWFGELLTEKYNPDKNTIIDIPMWQKVYSNAINIEWNNTVLNLIKKARGEYQDYVIELFSKSDINFTIWSDWCSYLYLNGIISEQIITEPDGNTRYLCRFSSAFVQACLYNALTISIIGDKMPIPPLEPLDDLADVFEQKELNIPVLIEKYKDYLKRLKAKGINPWKEQPRRTDLHLTEAVGHFHLYAWLKEFLADFCVISPEFPTGNGKVDLHIKCGEKKGIIEVKSFQNYPKLTKGKVQAANYAKKMGFNEVTIALFAPFDDEAILEKLSTQETIDSIKVTIVTIPWT
- a CDS encoding CHASE2 domain-containing protein, with amino-acid sequence MSLIKTNWINIISAIIIACIFFQVMMFTEWIDITENIYYDLWTCIHKSEQDNLNTVIIKIDDKTWFEHRDQPLVFWGPHFAKAIEVLKKVEVRIIGLDFLFLVNPEDWLKKFGEELDYLARTYDISMRTKLNEGGVILSCIIAETEDMRHERIMPRFDYLAVLPNFNQDVGISNFYTDLDGVIRDFIPKYDINTEPNIPFATLLAIKALNINPADEVWDFGSYKIKDKFKPLPIGFIGPPKTIQRLSFSKLLKDNAINDPEIKSLKNKIIIIAEENTGNQDVHQTPYSRFFLGLKGKLMTGPEVQANIVETIISGKFPENLPLWFLWLYFIFFILIATLFFFNMSFVKAGFLLFFMCGFSGLVSYIFFTFYFKVPSVNVQLGMMISYLFSIGIRLLSSEKKREQLRKIFSKYVPDKIVDELISKNELPDIGGDEVEITILFSDIRNFTAISEKLLPIEVVEMLNEYFTKIYDCVLEEGGIIDKFIGDAVMVLFGVPLKGENHALKGIKCAIKMQEIANKFRFNLKEKFTDKNIPEFRIGIGIHTGKAIVGNIGSKERMEYTAIGDSVNIASRIESSTKELGWCIAVSDDCVKSVKAPNVLTIINSKIIEIKGREKKIEVHEVKIQN